The nucleotide sequence GAAAAAGAGAAGTATATGATAAAGGAAAAAAATTTAATAGGAAGAAAAGCTGCCGAATTTGTAAAACCTAATTCTACAATAATATTAGATGCCGGTACTACAATAATGGAAATGGCAAAAAGTATAAGAGACATCAAAGACCTTAAAGTAATAACCAGTAATCTAAAAATTGCACTTTTTTTAAGTGATTTCCCTAATATAGAAGTTACAGTTATAGGAGGAAGGGTATTTACAAAGTCTCAGGAATGTATGGGAATTGAAGCCTGCAGGTCTGTTGAGAAATATAATGTTGATGCATGCTTTTTGGGATGCGACGCATTTAGCATAAAAGACGGTTTTATGACAACTAATATAGAGAAGATGCATTTAAAACATACTTTTATGGAAATAAGTGAAAAATCTTTTCTGCTTGCCAGTAGTGATAAATATGATAAAAAAAGTATGGTTAGAGTGTCTAAATTTGATGAGCTTACAGGAATAATAGTAGATAAACAGTCAGAAAAACTTATTAAAGACTTTGATAAACATAAAATTGATAACTGTGTATTTGTTTAAATATTCTTGTTTGGAAAGAGGAGATAATTATGATTAAACCCATTATTGCAATTACCTTAGGAGACCCTGCTGGTGTAGGACCTGAGATTGTAGTCAAGGCTTTAAGAAAAAAAGAAATATATGATGTATGTAATCCGCTTGTAATAGGAGATTATGGAGTCCTAAAAAAAGCACTTCAAATAACAAATATATCATTAGAACTGAATACAGTTTCAAATCCATGTGATGGTAAATATACATTGGGCAATATAGATCTTATTGATATGAAGAATATAAATATTGAAACACTAGAATATGGAAAAGTTCAAGCACAGTGTGGCAAAGCGGCATTTGATTATTTATCATATGCGATAAAATTAGCATTAGATAAAAAAGTAACTGCTATAGCTACTACTCCATTAAATAAAGAATCATTTAAAAAAGCAGGAGTGCCTTATATTGGACATACTGAAGTTCTGGAGAGTTTAACCAAGGTTAAAGACCCGCTTACTATGTTTGAAGTAAAGGGACTTAGGACATTTTTCTATAGTAGACATGTTTCATTAAAACATGCCTGTGAATTAATAACTAAAGAGGGAATTGAAGAGTTTGCTGTAAGATGTCAGGAGGCACTTAGAGTTTTAGGTATTGAAAAGCCCCACATGGCTATTGCGGGATTAAATCCACATTCTGGAGAACATGGTCTGTTTGGTGACGAGGAAGTTAAATATATTTATCCGGCTGTTGAGGACTTACGCAAAAAGGGTATTGATATAAGTGGACCAATTGGAGCTGATTCTGTATTTTATCAAGCATTAAATGGGAAATATGATGCAGTTCTTTCACTTTATCATGATCAAGGTCATATTGCAACAAAGATGGTTGATTTTGAAAGAACAATTTCATTAACAAATAATATGCCATTTTTACGTACTTCAGTAGATCATGGTACTGCATTTGATATAGCCGGTACAGGAAAAGTAAGTGATGTTAGCATGGTAGAGGCTATTTTACTTGCGGCTAAGTATGGACCTAGATTTTTAAAAGAAACTCAAAAAAATAATTAAAATATAAATAAAAGCCTCTTATTTTTACTTATAGAAAAGATCCCTCAATCTTTTCCATAAGTAAAAGAGGCAAACAAAAATTATAATTTTACAATATAATTTTATCATATTTTCAGTAGAAATATAAATATTATGTATATTTTTAAATGGTTGATTATAGTCATATCATAATAAAATGTAACCGTTTAATTTTTAACAAACTATAAAAATAAGAGGGAGAGAAGGATATATGTTGAAAACAGTTATTATCGCAGATGACTTGACTGGTGCAAATGATACAGGAGCTATACTTGCGAAAAATGGTATGAAAGTTGGAACTTTACTTCAAAAATCAGATATAAATAAGTTCAATAAATTTGATGTTTTGTGTATTACAACTAACAGCAGAGCTTTAAAACCTTCTGAAGCTTATGATAGAGTGAAGGATGCTGCAAATATGTTTAAAAATAAAGATGAACTATTTTTTAGTAAAAGAATAGATTCTACTTTAAGAGGCAATGTTGGATATGAGATTGATAGTATTATTGATACATTAGGTGAGGATACTTTTGCTATTGTTGTTGCATCTTTTCCAGATTCCGGTCGTGTGAGTGTAGGAGATATACTTCTGGTTAATGGAATACCTCTTGAAAAAACAGAGGTTGTTAAAGATCCTACTTGCCCTGTCAAAACATCTAGAATAACTGAAATAGTTAAAACACAAACCAAGTACAATGTGGGTTTTGTCCCTCTGGATAAGGTCTTGAAGGGTTCTGAAACCATAAAAAATGAAATAATTAGAAATGCTAAAGATGGCAACAGAGTAATTATAATAGATGCTTATACAAATGATGATATAAGTGAAATTGCAAGAGCTTGTATTGATAGTAAACTTAAATTTGTAGCAGTTGATCCAGGTCCATTCACGGCAGTTTCAGCGGATCTATTAAATAAAGACAAAGATAAAGAAACCTTATTAGAAGGAAAAGTACTGTGTGGAATAGGAAGTGCAAGTAGTCTTACAAGGCAGCAAATTAAGAGTTTAAAGGAAAAATATAATCCATTAATTATAAAGACTAATACAGTGGATTTCTTGGATGATGAAAAGAGAGGAAAAGAGATAGAGAGAGTTGTAGATGAGATTACAAGTAAAGAAGATAATTATAATACATTACTTGTTACAACAACTCTTGAGGATAATGATGTTCTGGATTTCTCAGTTATAAAAGAAAGGTTCAGCTTAGATAAAAAAGAATGTGCAAACTTAATAACAGAGTCTATTGCTGAAATTATCTATACAATAATTGAAAAATTAGATACTAAGGTAGGCAGTGTGTACACTTCAGGTGGAGATGTTACGGAGGCATTTTGCAATAGAATAAGAGCAGATGGAATAGAAGTACTGGATGAAGTTGTTCCTCTTGCTATTTATGGTAAGGTTATAGGTGGAATTTGTGATAAAAAACCAATTTTAACTAAAGGTGGATTAGTTGGAAAAGATGATACATTAATAACATGTGTAGAGTATCTCTATCAAAAAATGGGCAAATAATAAGTTTTAAGTAAACAGAATTAAATTTATGAGAAAGAGGTAAAAAATTATGAGTTCAGGAATACAAATGATAATTGGTCTAATTATTGGTATATGCTTACTTGTATTCTTAATTACAAAAACGAGAGTACATGTATTTTTGGGAGTAATTATTTGTGCTGTTACAATAGGTGTTATTGGTGGTATGGATCAAATGACGCTTGTAAATTCGATTACTAAGGGATTTGGTAATTCATTAAGCAGCATAGGTATTATAATCGGATTTGGTGTTATGCTTGGAAAACTTTTAGAGGTATCTGGTGCTACTGAGGTTATGGCGAATACTTTTATAAAATTGTTTGGACATAAAAAGGAAGAATATGCACTGGCCACTTCCGGATTTGTAACTTCTCTATCAATATTTTGTACATCGGGATTTATAATATTAGCACCATTAGTCAAAGGATTGTCTAAAAAGACCGGTAAATCTGTTGTATCACTTGGAATAGCATTAGCAGGCGGACTTCTTATGAGTCATACTTTAGTTCCACCAGCTGCTGGGCCTATAGGTGTCGCAGGAATTTTAAATGTCAACATCGGAAAATTTATGCTATTTGGAACTATTATAGCTATTCCGATATTATGTGCTATAATACCATATGCAAAGTATTTAGGAAAGAAAATATATCAATTACCTAATGATACTGAGGATGGCTGGGTAAGACCAGAACAAGAACAAAATATATCACTTAACGAAACAAAGGATAATAATATTGAAGCAAATAAAAATTTGCCTTCACCGTTTATGGCTTTTGCTCCAATTTTAATTCCAATATTATTGATATTATTAAATACTGTGCTAAAATCGTTGAAAGTTAAAAATACTATTATAATGTCGCTTTCTAATTTTACAGGTGCTCCAATAATTGCACTGGCAATAGGACTCTTGATTGCTATTATAGGTTTAACTAGTCAATTCACTAAAGAAGAGACATTGGATGCTATGGAGGAAGGACTTAAAGCAAGTGGTAAATTACTTCTGTTAGTCGGAGGTGGTGGAGCACTTGGAATGATTATACAAAATAGTGGAGTTGGAACATTTATTGCAACAAACATTGCAAAAACAAGTATACCTCCAATATTGTTACCATTCTTAATTTCTTGTTTATTAAGATTAGTACAGGGGTCAGGTTCTGTGGCTATGATGACTTCGGCTTCGGTTACTGCTCCAATGATACCATTACTTCATGTTGATCCTGTTTTTGCAGCTTTAGCAGCCTGCGTTGGTTCAATGATATTCTCGTACTTCAATGATTCTTATTTCTGGGTTATCAATGAATCAATTGGTATAAATAATGTTAAAGAACAAATGAAGGTTTGGTCTGTTACATCAACTATAGCTTGCTTTGTAGGATTAATTGCATTATTAATATTAAATTTTTTCTTTGGTTAGTATAGGGTTTGTAACTGAAAGCTTAACTTAGCCTTTAGCCGGGATTTCCAAAATACGTCACGTAAAAAATTTCTAGTAAGTCTAAGCTTGCGTTTATAAAAGTCTAAGCAGATTTTATAAACTCGCTTTACTCAAACATATAAAATCCACTAAGGCTTTTAAGAACGCTTCACTAAGACTTACTACAAAATTTTTTAATGTGCCTAAATTTTAGAAATCCCGGCTAGAGGCTAAGTTAAGCTTAGAATTACAATAAAAGCATTTAATATACCTATATTTTGTCAGCATCTCCTTCTATATAAATTAATCTTAGAATAAATATAATTAGACTTCTATATACATAAAAAACAAAAAAGCTATAAAATTTTTATGAAAATGATTGCATATGAACTACAAATATGTTAGAATGATCGTGTAATACGAACTAGTGAAACATATATGCTAAATGCATTTATGTAATTTGGTTATAATAATATTGCTGTAAACGTTTTTGAATATTAAATTAATGGAGGGAAAATATTATGGAATTAAATTTAGACACAATTAAAAAAGCACAGGAAAATATTAAAAAGGTAGTAAGAAAAACTCCGTTGTTTTACACAAGTACTTTCTCAAATAAGTGTAATTGCAATATATATTTAAAGTGTGAAAACAAACAAAAAACAGGCGCTTTTAAATTAAGAGGTGCATACAATAAATTAGTGAATTTGACAGATGAACAAAAGAAAAGGGGAGTTATAGCATCTTCTGCAGGAAATCATGCACAAGGAGTTGCATATGCGGCAACAGCATTTAATGTTAAGTCAACAATAGTTATGCCAGAGACTGCTCCTTTGGCAAAAGTTAAAGCAACTAGGGGATATGGCGCTGAAGTTATTCAGTCAGGACAGGTATATGATGACTGTTATGCTAAAGCTGTAGAAGTTCAAAAAGAAACTGGTGCAACATTTATAAATCCATTCAATGATATAGATGTAATGGCTGGACAGGGAACAATTGCACTTGAAGTATTAGAAGAACTTCCAGAAGCTGATTGTATAATAGTTCCAATCGGCGGAGGTGGATTAATATCCGGTATAGCAACAGCAGCAAAATCAATAAAACCATCAATAAAAATAATTGGTGTACAACCTGAGATAATTGCTTCAAGTAAGGCTTCAATTGAAAAAGGCGAGGTTGTAACTTTACCGGGAGCTAAATCACTTGCAGATGGTATATCAGTAAGTACTCCAGGAGATAAATGTTTCGAGTATATAAAGAAGTATGTTGATGAAATAGTTACTATAAGTGAAGATGAAATAGCATATGGTATGTTTGAACTTATGGAGAGAAATAAGCTAATTGCCGAAGGTGCAGGAGCATCACCACTTGCAGCTTTACTTGCAGGAAAAATAAAAGGTATGGAAGGCAAAAATGTAGTTGCACTTGTAAGCGGCGGAAATGTTGATATAGCTACGACTGCTAAAATAATAGAAAGAGAATTAGTTTTATTAAAGAGAAGAATTAGATTTTCAGTAGAACTTCAGGATAAAGAAGGAACCCTGGGAACATTAATATCTGAAATTGGTAAAATGGGAGGAAATGTTGTTACAGTGAGACAAAATAACAACTGGAATGAAAAAGGTCTTGATTTTGCAGATGTATTATTTGAAGTTACTGTACCTTCTGAAGAACATGGAGATCAAATTAAAAATAAACTTAAAGAATCAGGATACAAACTTGGATCTTACAAATGTATCTAGTGGATTTTGACTTGAGAATTAGTATATGTCTATAATTTAGGGATATGTTGCCAAACCGGCAACATATCCCTTTTATAATAAATTTTTTTATATTGTTGTATTTAAAATGACACAATACGTCATTTATCAAAAAATAATTTAATATAGAACAAAAATGTGTTAAAAAAGAATTGTTAAAGCATTTTATATATAATGATTTTTTTGGAATTTTTGTAAACATTTTCAGTCACACTGAAATAATCAAATTAGGAGGAATAACAATGGGAAATTACAAAGAATTATGGACAAAACTAGGAGTTGATTTAGAGAAGCATGACAAGCTTTGTGCAGTACTTCCTGAGATGTATGGAAATACATATTTAACTCAAGAAAATAGACCTCAGGGTATGAACTATTTTAATTCTGTTGTAGCTGAGATACACGGATTTAGAATACAAGAATTAGATGAACTCAAAAAAAAGGGAACTAAAGTTGTGGGAACTTTTTGTGTTTTTGTCCCGGACGAAATTATATTAGCAGCAGGTGCAGTAGGAGTTGGACTTTGTGCTGGTTCTGAATTCTGGGTAGAGGATGGAGAAAAGGTACTTCCTAGAAATATGTGTCCATTAATAAAAGCACTAATGGGAGCGAAAGTTGGCGGAACATGTCCTTATTTTCAGTCATGTGATATGATAATTGGAGAGACTACATGTGATGGAAAGAAAAAGGCTTGGGAAGTGTTAGACAAATATGTACCTGTCCATGTTATGGAAATCCCTCAAATGAAAAGAGATAAAGATTATAAACTGTGGGCTAGTGAAATAAAAGAATTTATAAATAAAATGGAAGAACTTACAGGAAATAAGATTACTGTTGAGTCCTTAAAAGCTGCAATGAAAACTGTAAGTGAGAAAAGGAAAGCCTTAAAAAGATTATATGATTTAAGAAAATATAAACCTTCACCTATAAGTGGTTTAGATTCAC is from Clostridium fermenticellae and encodes:
- a CDS encoding DeoR/GlpR family DNA-binding transcription regulator; translated protein: MFALERREKIYDYILKLGNVTVLELSKKLDVSEVTIRKDLSFLEKQGLIDRTFGGAIVKSPIIKEQSYLEKEKYMIKEKNLIGRKAAEFVKPNSTIILDAGTTIMEMAKSIRDIKDLKVITSNLKIALFLSDFPNIEVTVIGGRVFTKSQECMGIEACRSVEKYNVDACFLGCDAFSIKDGFMTTNIEKMHLKHTFMEISEKSFLLASSDKYDKKSMVRVSKFDELTGIIVDKQSEKLIKDFDKHKIDNCVFV
- the ilvA gene encoding threonine ammonia-lyase, with protein sequence MELNLDTIKKAQENIKKVVRKTPLFYTSTFSNKCNCNIYLKCENKQKTGAFKLRGAYNKLVNLTDEQKKRGVIASSAGNHAQGVAYAATAFNVKSTIVMPETAPLAKVKATRGYGAEVIQSGQVYDDCYAKAVEVQKETGATFINPFNDIDVMAGQGTIALEVLEELPEADCIIVPIGGGGLISGIATAAKSIKPSIKIIGVQPEIIASSKASIEKGEVVTLPGAKSLADGISVSTPGDKCFEYIKKYVDEIVTISEDEIAYGMFELMERNKLIAEGAGASPLAALLAGKIKGMEGKNVVALVSGGNVDIATTAKIIERELVLLKRRIRFSVELQDKEGTLGTLISEIGKMGGNVVTVRQNNNWNEKGLDFADVLFEVTVPSEEHGDQIKNKLKESGYKLGSYKCI
- the pdxA gene encoding 4-hydroxythreonine-4-phosphate dehydrogenase PdxA, with the protein product MIKPIIAITLGDPAGVGPEIVVKALRKKEIYDVCNPLVIGDYGVLKKALQITNISLELNTVSNPCDGKYTLGNIDLIDMKNINIETLEYGKVQAQCGKAAFDYLSYAIKLALDKKVTAIATTPLNKESFKKAGVPYIGHTEVLESLTKVKDPLTMFEVKGLRTFFYSRHVSLKHACELITKEGIEEFAVRCQEALRVLGIEKPHMAIAGLNPHSGEHGLFGDEEVKYIYPAVEDLRKKGIDISGPIGADSVFYQALNGKYDAVLSLYHDQGHIATKMVDFERTISLTNNMPFLRTSVDHGTAFDIAGTGKVSDVSMVEAILLAAKYGPRFLKETQKNN
- a CDS encoding four-carbon acid sugar kinase family protein → MLKTVIIADDLTGANDTGAILAKNGMKVGTLLQKSDINKFNKFDVLCITTNSRALKPSEAYDRVKDAANMFKNKDELFFSKRIDSTLRGNVGYEIDSIIDTLGEDTFAIVVASFPDSGRVSVGDILLVNGIPLEKTEVVKDPTCPVKTSRITEIVKTQTKYNVGFVPLDKVLKGSETIKNEIIRNAKDGNRVIIIDAYTNDDISEIARACIDSKLKFVAVDPGPFTAVSADLLNKDKDKETLLEGKVLCGIGSASSLTRQQIKSLKEKYNPLIIKTNTVDFLDDEKRGKEIERVVDEITSKEDNYNTLLVTTTLEDNDVLDFSVIKERFSLDKKECANLITESIAEIIYTIIEKLDTKVGSVYTSGGDVTEAFCNRIRADGIEVLDEVVPLAIYGKVIGGICDKKPILTKGGLVGKDDTLITCVEYLYQKMGK
- a CDS encoding double-cubane-cluster-containing anaerobic reductase, with product MGNYKELWTKLGVDLEKHDKLCAVLPEMYGNTYLTQENRPQGMNYFNSVVAEIHGFRIQELDELKKKGTKVVGTFCVFVPDEIILAAGAVGVGLCAGSEFWVEDGEKVLPRNMCPLIKALMGAKVGGTCPYFQSCDMIIGETTCDGKKKAWEVLDKYVPVHVMEIPQMKRDKDYKLWASEIKEFINKMEELTGNKITVESLKAAMKTVSEKRKALKRLYDLRKYKPSPISGLDSLLISQIAFYDDPERFTQKLNELCDELEERVKEDKGNCGTKKRILITGTPMALPNWKLHSIIESLDAEVVVEENCTGTRYFENQVSSEGETMEQLITNISDRYLNINCACFTPNTGRIDDIVRYVKEYNIDGVIDADLAFCHTYAVESSSVEKELKDRNIPIMHIETDYSTEDSGQIKTRVEAFLEML
- a CDS encoding GntP family permease — protein: MSSGIQMIIGLIIGICLLVFLITKTRVHVFLGVIICAVTIGVIGGMDQMTLVNSITKGFGNSLSSIGIIIGFGVMLGKLLEVSGATEVMANTFIKLFGHKKEEYALATSGFVTSLSIFCTSGFIILAPLVKGLSKKTGKSVVSLGIALAGGLLMSHTLVPPAAGPIGVAGILNVNIGKFMLFGTIIAIPILCAIIPYAKYLGKKIYQLPNDTEDGWVRPEQEQNISLNETKDNNIEANKNLPSPFMAFAPILIPILLILLNTVLKSLKVKNTIIMSLSNFTGAPIIALAIGLLIAIIGLTSQFTKEETLDAMEEGLKASGKLLLLVGGGGALGMIIQNSGVGTFIATNIAKTSIPPILLPFLISCLLRLVQGSGSVAMMTSASVTAPMIPLLHVDPVFAALAACVGSMIFSYFNDSYFWVINESIGINNVKEQMKVWSVTSTIACFVGLIALLILNFFFG